TCTACTTatattttaagctgtttttaaaaaaaaatcatgattatgccaattttagaccaaaaataaaagccagaaCAGAGCTGTGACAAGGCTTGTGAAGGAGGGCAATGGTTCATTAGAACtttacctttgagttgtgggtgggactgttagcGCGGAAGCAAGCCTAACCTCatgtcccatcatccttttgttcatACTTGCTAGCTTAgagccccttacaaccccaagctaacattagcagtgcaacaaaaatggcgaccaatatcGGAGCTACCAGCTGTAAAGTTTTGATCCAGTCGCCAACTCATACGGGGAAACAAAGACTTACATGGActtttttgtctgcaagtggattcatcaacattttttcattgctcctgattcatcccgatttgaataaagaaatactcagaaatgcagttttaatctattttttttgtacatatcctccatcataagaaaaatgctacaagaatgaGTTAAATTGTCACAGTTTTGATTGGAGTTTTCTTTAATAAAGCAAATTATGATAAACCAAACAACCgactaaacatttatttataaagttcacattttgatgttttggtttgCTTTAGAATTAAGACAGACTACACAAAAAATCAAgacttagccaaaaaaaatgattgaagaaattttattttcttcttttatttttcaaagtagttataaatatttgataaataataTGATTGCAATAACCTTAATTGCATGtggttttatctgttttattataCGAGAATCGTTTTATTTGCGACTTTCTTAGACATTTTACGGCAAGATTTTTTTCGCGCCCGCTCCCGTGGAAACGGTGTTCAGACAGAAGCAACAGAGCGCCGAtctctgctttgttttcattgattttttttctccccccagACAAAGTCAATCAACGAACAGGCGATGGAGCGCCGGTGTTTGTGGTTGTTTCATCTCCTGCTGATTTGTGGCTTAAATTCTGGAGATGCATCAGGTAATAAGAGGTTTTAAAAAGCCCGCTTTTTGAAAGTTAGCATAAAAAGGAGAGGTTTGGGTCCATGTCGTCACGCTCCGTAAAGAAACGTGACTTTGAGGTAGCTAAGATGCCGGGCAGCTAACTGAGCTGAGCTGAGAGCTAACTTTCATGGATGCTGGGATCGATTTAATGAgtgaactttgtttttaaagcctttAGCTACACACGAATGTGTTTATTTAGTGACTCAAACCTGGTTTGCGGACACAAATCAGTGCAGTCATAACCTCCTTTAGTAAAAAAGTTTGTTACGTCGAGgcaaaagtttagctaaaatttagggttttttttattatttgactaatgttgtttgaaaggtagattttaagcttttattttgtaggtttgTATAGGCGAAGCGCTCCTGTGCAGGGGCGTGTTTGGTTATTTTGCGGCTCGGGGCAACCTCAATCCCCCCctgaaaatttcatttttttttttcagtagtttTCAACCAAATATTGTTTATTAAtgctattattaaaaaaacactttaaaatgagtatttttcctctttattatattaatttagtcaaaactttttatttatttactttaaaattttctaACCGATGTAAAATAGCTTGATTTAACCTTTAGGGTCTTGCTTCAAGCATGTCCCTATTGACTTTAATGTAAACTTGTCTAATTTTatagcaaaaacagaaacatttaaactttgGCTCCATTATTATACAGCAAATactactgcatttttttaattaaacaaaaggcatttttaatatgtcaacattttattctgttttggttTAAAGTAGCAAAATTGGTTTTACTTTATTGACGTGACTTAAAAAATGGTAGCCAACTTTAAGCTACGTAAAGTAagtgggtcatgtgaccagagggttctttaatttcttatacatccattttaaaaaccaaaggAAGACCATTTAAAGTTCAAAGagtaatttaaattaattactaCAAACTTTAGAGTTATTAAGTTTGCTAATAGCATTTTAGCTAACTTTGATAAATATCCTTTAAAGATGCTAAAAGTTTTGATTAGCTTaattttggttgattttaattggaaaaatatgctttttttattgattttgttctgtttttttgctcagCCAGTacaaaatgtgttacaaaaaaattaaaaacggatgaaaaaaagaaaaataacacaaatttaCATCTTCTACAGACCAAAAGTGGAAGAAAATCCGAGATCATGTTTCTGCAGCGGTCGGGAGCTACGTCTCGTGTAGCTCCGTCAACTGCAGCTGCCATCTGAGGTGAGGATTTTCTTCATTCCGGTCCACCTGCGGATCCAACCTTTACACTAACCGGGAGCTCCTGATTTCAGCGTTCTCCAACAGGACTTACGGCCTTTCAGAGGTGGGATCTCGGAAAGCCTCATGGCCTCCACGGTCCAGCGGGGCGTGGGCACCCACTACCAGATCATCCAGCACCAGCTGTACAGGGAGCACAACTGCATGTTCCCGGCAAGGTGCGCTGACGGGAACCCATTTTGCCTTTGATCTGGACGTGAAACGCCAACGCCGTCTGATCCATATGGGTGTTTTTTAGATGCAACGGCGTGGAACATTTCATCCTGGAGGTGATCGACCGTCTCCCAGACCTGGAGATGGTGGTGAACGTGAGGGATTACCCTCAGGTGCCGAACTGGATGACCCCGGCTCTGCCGGTGCTCTCTTTCAGTAAGGTCAGGATCACAACGGCGCTTCTCGGTACCTTTAAACCTCTTTTATTAAACCCTTTTTGCTCGGGCTGAGCAGACGGCAGAGTACCAGGACATCATGTATCCTGCTTGGACGTTTTGGGAAGGCGGCCCCGCTGTGTGGCCTATATACCCCACTGGACTGGGCAGGTGGGACCTGATGAGGGTGGATCTTAAAAAGTAAGAATGAGCTGTTGGTTTAGGCATCTGTACATGTTGTTTAAAGGGTTTGTGAAAGTTTCCTCTCTTCTTCAACAGGTCAGCAGCTCAGTGGCCCTGGAAGAAAAAGGAGCCCAAAGGGTTCTTCAGAGGCTCCAGGTGGGTCATGTGATCCTGCTGAGAGCTAATAGGTCAATTTGAACTTTAAATCGATCATTTCTGGTCCACTTTCAACACGTTTTCTTAGAAAAAGCTTATTTTATAATGTTCTGTAGCTAGTTATGATGGAATAACTGTTagtataattaaataaaaactacagtAGAATTTACAAATATAGATAAAGTCtcctttttgcagaaaaaaaacataattttaagaa
This Oryzias melastigma strain HK-1 linkage group LG2, ASM292280v2, whole genome shotgun sequence DNA region includes the following protein-coding sequences:
- the poglut1 gene encoding protein O-glucosyltransferase 1 isoform X1, translated to MERRCLWLFHLLLICGLNSGDASDQKWKKIRDHVSAAVGSYVSCSSVNCSCHLSVLQQDLRPFRGGISESLMASTVQRGVGTHYQIIQHQLYREHNCMFPARCNGVEHFILEVIDRLPDLEMVVNVRDYPQVPNWMTPALPVLSFSKTAEYQDIMYPAWTFWEGGPAVWPIYPTGLGRWDLMRVDLKKSAAQWPWKKKEPKGFFRGSRTSSERDPLVLLSRDDPELVDAEYTKNQAWKSEKDTLGKPPATEIPLVDHCKYKYLFNFRGVAASFRLKHLFLCGSLVFHVGEEWLEFFYPQLKPWVHYIPVKQDLSDVRELLQFVKENDDVAQEIAKRGQEFILQHLRMEDVSCYWEHLLTNFSRLLTYKPSRRKNYNQIVHKLRKTEL